A section of the Leptotrichia buccalis C-1013-b genome encodes:
- the miaA gene encoding tRNA (adenosine(37)-N6)-dimethylallyltransferase MiaA, which yields MKGIVIAGATGVGKTDLSIKLAQKINAKIISADASQVYKELDIGTAKVTQKEMQGIPHYMIDVVNPDEDYSVGDFERAVNNILNESCQKNGKNVIIAGGTGLYIKSITDGFAKLPSKDEKIRAELEIKNLQELQEMLKELDEKSYSEIDLSNKLRLVRAIEVCLLTGEKFSELRTKNIKNNNYKFLKIFLTRDRNELYDRINKRVDIMISKGLIDEARKIYDKYEKSLYKISSIGYKELFLYFDGKITLEEAVDEIKRESRRYAKRQMTWFRKEKNYITYNLSEVSENKIIKDILKKWEKF from the coding sequence TTGAAAGGAATTGTAATTGCAGGTGCAACTGGAGTTGGGAAAACAGACTTATCAATAAAACTTGCTCAAAAAATAAATGCAAAGATTATTTCAGCGGATGCCTCTCAAGTTTATAAAGAACTGGATATTGGAACGGCAAAGGTAACACAGAAGGAAATGCAGGGAATACCGCATTATATGATTGATGTTGTAAATCCTGATGAAGATTATTCTGTGGGAGATTTTGAAAGGGCTGTAAATAATATTTTAAATGAAAGTTGTCAAAAAAATGGAAAAAATGTTATTATTGCAGGTGGTACGGGTCTTTACATAAAATCAATTACAGATGGATTTGCAAAACTGCCTTCAAAAGATGAAAAAATAAGAGCAGAACTTGAAATAAAAAACCTTCAGGAACTTCAGGAAATGTTAAAAGAGCTGGATGAAAAATCTTACAGTGAAATTGATTTATCTAATAAACTGCGATTGGTTAGGGCTATTGAAGTTTGTCTTTTAACGGGAGAAAAATTTAGTGAATTAAGGACTAAAAATATAAAAAATAATAATTATAAATTTTTGAAAATATTTCTCACAAGAGATAGAAATGAACTTTATGACCGAATTAATAAACGTGTAGATATAATGATTTCTAAAGGTCTTATTGATGAAGCTCGAAAAATATACGATAAGTATGAAAAAAGCCTTTACAAAATATCATCAATAGGCTACAAAGAGTTATTTTTGTATTTTGATGGAAAAATTACTTTAGAAGAAGCAGTTGATGAAATAAAAAGAGAAAGTAGAAGGTATGCAAAAAGGCAAATGACTTGGTTTAGAAAAGAAAAAAACTATATTACCTATAATTTATCAGAAGTATCTGAAAATAAAATAATAAAGGATATTCTTAAAAAATGGGAAAAATTTTAG
- the obgE gene encoding GTPase ObgE: MFIDESVITVISGKGGDGAATFRREKFVQFGGPDGGDGGKGGDIVFIADPNINTLVDFKSSKKFKAQDGTKGSAARSTGKSGEDLIIKVPVGTMIRDFETNKLLLDLDNPNEKVIFLKGGDGGRGNIHFKSSVKKAPRIAESGREGVELKIKLELKLLADVALVGYPSVGKSSFINKVSAAKSKVASYHFTTLKPKLGVVRMGDEESFVVADVPGLIEGAHEGVGLGDRFLKHIERCKLIIHIVDISGLDGRNPEEDFVKINHELKNYSEKLANKPQIVVANKIDMLYEDEKYDEFEKFVKEKGIKYVYPVSVIANDGLKPVLSKAWEMIQEIPREELEEVHSVEELIQKNNKKDDWIIKRNDEHVFEVDGRIVDDVLKKYVFIGEEGIINFLQKMRSLGMETELEKAGVEEGDVIIIAGYEFEYII; the protein is encoded by the coding sequence ATGTTTATTGATGAAAGTGTAATTACAGTAATTTCTGGAAAAGGAGGAGATGGAGCTGCGACATTCAGGCGTGAAAAATTTGTCCAGTTTGGAGGACCTGACGGTGGAGATGGCGGAAAAGGAGGAGATATTGTCTTTATTGCTGATCCAAATATTAACACGCTTGTGGATTTTAAGAGCAGTAAAAAATTTAAGGCACAAGACGGAACAAAAGGGTCTGCTGCACGTTCTACTGGAAAATCAGGGGAAGACTTGATTATAAAAGTTCCAGTTGGAACAATGATTAGAGATTTTGAAACTAATAAACTGCTGCTCGACTTGGATAATCCAAATGAAAAAGTAATATTTTTAAAAGGTGGAGATGGTGGACGTGGAAACATTCATTTCAAATCATCAGTAAAAAAAGCTCCAAGAATTGCAGAAAGTGGACGTGAAGGTGTAGAGTTAAAAATAAAGCTGGAATTGAAACTGCTTGCTGATGTGGCTCTTGTAGGTTATCCAAGCGTTGGAAAATCAAGTTTCATTAATAAGGTCTCGGCTGCCAAATCAAAAGTTGCAAGTTATCATTTTACAACATTAAAGCCTAAATTGGGAGTTGTTAGAATGGGAGATGAGGAAAGTTTTGTAGTGGCAGATGTGCCAGGACTTATTGAAGGAGCTCACGAAGGAGTGGGGCTTGGAGATCGATTCTTAAAGCATATTGAAAGATGCAAGCTGATTATTCATATTGTGGATATTTCAGGACTGGATGGGCGTAATCCAGAGGAGGATTTTGTAAAAATAAACCATGAATTAAAAAATTATAGTGAAAAATTGGCAAATAAACCTCAAATTGTTGTCGCTAACAAGATTGATATGCTTTATGAAGATGAAAAGTATGATGAATTTGAAAAATTTGTCAAGGAAAAAGGTATAAAATATGTGTATCCTGTTTCTGTAATCGCAAATGATGGATTAAAGCCAGTTTTATCAAAAGCGTGGGAAATGATACAGGAAATACCTAGGGAAGAGTTGGAAGAAGTTCATTCTGTTGAGGAATTAATTCAAAAAAATAATAAAAAAGACGACTGGATTATTAAAAGAAATGATGAGCATGTATTTGAAGTGGATGGGCGAATTGTAGATGATGTCCTTAAAAAATATGTATTTATTGGAGAAGAGGGAATTATAAATTTCCTTCAGAAAATGCGAAGTCTTGGAATGGAAACAGAGCTTGAAAAGGCTGGAGTTGAAGAAGGAGATGTTATAATTATTGCTGGGTATGAATTTGAATATATTATTTAG
- a CDS encoding thermonuclease family protein, producing the protein MVTRKKGTGKSSKNGNEKLIAAIITVLLAIFGFAYNGVNSKSSKKRAKTTNSKKSTAARSTKNNSLNAKVVQNPTILKGYQAVKVSDGDTLNVQKVENGKFVGEIVKIRMFGIDAPEKTQDYGIESKQALEKLVNGKTLEIEEKNRDRYGRTVAVVYVNGKNVNEEMVKNGNAWWYQEYDKKDTKMQAYQENAKKNKLGLFGKRGYVEPWNYRKEKKAAATSKTKSK; encoded by the coding sequence ATGGTAACGAGAAAAAAAGGAACTGGAAAAAGTTCAAAAAATGGAAATGAAAAACTAATTGCTGCGATAATTACTGTGTTATTAGCAATATTTGGATTTGCATATAATGGAGTTAATTCGAAATCGAGTAAAAAAAGAGCAAAAACAACTAATTCCAAAAAAAGTACAGCTGCAAGAAGTACAAAAAATAATTCTTTAAATGCTAAAGTTGTGCAAAATCCAACTATTCTGAAAGGTTATCAGGCTGTAAAAGTCAGCGATGGAGATACTCTGAATGTTCAGAAAGTGGAAAATGGAAAGTTTGTCGGAGAAATTGTGAAAATCAGGATGTTTGGAATTGATGCTCCTGAAAAAACACAGGATTATGGAATTGAGAGTAAGCAGGCGTTGGAAAAGCTGGTAAATGGAAAGACACTTGAAATTGAGGAGAAAAATAGGGATAGATATGGCAGAACGGTGGCTGTTGTTTATGTTAATGGGAAAAATGTAAATGAAGAAATGGTAAAAAACGGGAATGCATGGTGGTATCAGGAATACGATAAAAAAGATACTAAAATGCAGGCTTATCAGGAAAATGCCAAAAAAAATAAACTTGGGCTGTTTGGAAAAAGGGGATATGTAGAACCGTGGAATTATAGAAAAGAGAAAAAGGCGGCAGCAACAAGCAAAACAAAAAGCAAATAA
- a CDS encoding trans-sulfuration enzyme family protein: MKFETKTIHGIRKGKKRELWGTNVNFASTFPVAEFGVTQEFEYSRVSAPTRNELEEILAALENGKYGYAFSSGMATTTSVFTMFKAGDHIILGQDIYGGTYRIVHDIYSKFGLEYTFVDTTDLDNIRNAIKKNTKAIFIETPSNPLLDVTDMRGVVEIAKEHNLITIADNTFMTPYLQKPLDFGIDIVIHSATKFLSGHHDLLAGVAITNDEELAEKIKFSQVAAGALISPFDSWLLMRSLKTLKLRVEAAQRNAEKLIEFFQSHDAVDKIYYPTLDTNKGKKIHESQATGGGSVFSFTLKDDSKVKTFFESLKVALFAASLGGAETLVTHPSTITHAEMPDEEKEARGFTNSLIRIAVGFENIDDLIEDFKQALEK, translated from the coding sequence ATGAAATTTGAAACAAAAACGATACATGGAATAAGAAAAGGAAAAAAGAGAGAACTTTGGGGAACGAATGTTAATTTTGCTTCAACTTTTCCTGTTGCAGAATTTGGAGTAACGCAGGAATTTGAATATTCAAGAGTTTCGGCACCTACAAGAAACGAGTTGGAAGAAATACTTGCTGCATTGGAAAATGGGAAATATGGGTATGCCTTTTCATCGGGAATGGCGACTACAACGTCTGTATTTACAATGTTCAAAGCTGGAGATCATATTATTTTAGGTCAGGATATTTATGGTGGGACTTATAGGATTGTTCATGATATTTATTCAAAATTTGGATTGGAATACACTTTTGTCGATACAACTGATCTGGATAATATTCGGAATGCTATTAAAAAAAATACCAAAGCTATTTTTATTGAAACACCATCAAATCCATTGCTTGATGTTACGGATATGAGAGGAGTTGTAGAAATTGCAAAAGAGCATAACTTGATAACAATTGCAGACAACACTTTTATGACTCCATATTTGCAAAAACCACTTGATTTTGGGATTGATATTGTAATTCATAGTGCAACTAAATTTTTATCTGGACATCATGATTTGCTGGCTGGAGTTGCGATTACAAATGATGAGGAACTTGCGGAAAAAATTAAATTTTCACAAGTTGCGGCTGGAGCTTTAATTTCTCCATTTGACAGCTGGCTTTTGATGAGAAGTCTTAAAACATTGAAACTTAGAGTGGAAGCGGCACAAAGGAATGCAGAAAAACTGATAGAATTTTTTCAAAGCCATGATGCAGTTGATAAAATTTACTATCCGACTTTGGATACAAATAAAGGCAAAAAAATTCATGAAAGTCAGGCAACAGGTGGAGGTTCAGTATTCTCTTTCACTTTAAAGGACGATTCGAAAGTAAAAACATTTTTTGAAAGCTTGAAAGTGGCACTATTTGCAGCAAGTCTTGGTGGAGCAGAGACTTTGGTAACTCATCCAAGTACGATTACGCATGCCGAAATGCCTGACGAAGAAAAGGAAGCAAGAGGATTTACAAACTCATTGATAAGAATAGCTGTCGGATTTGAGAATATTGATGATTTGATTGAAGATTTTAAACAGGCATTGGAAAAATAA
- a CDS encoding GNAT family N-acetyltransferase — MNFRKSTFDDVERILEIIEKAKIELKKLGLDQWQNGYPDREVIENDVKNGISYVLEEISEKNDKSENQISKKIVGTIVLSPKKEEPYSKIEGKWITNDDYIVIHRLAVDSEIKNKGIATKILEFSEKECIKNKILSIKADTHGNNEPMKRFLEKNGFSYCGVIYLDKEPDVGEKRIAYEKIIKIPHKLL, encoded by the coding sequence GTGAATTTTAGAAAATCAACTTTTGATGATGTGGAGAGAATTTTGGAAATCATTGAAAAGGCAAAAATTGAATTGAAGAAGTTAGGGCTGGATCAATGGCAAAATGGATATCCAGATAGAGAAGTTATTGAAAATGATGTGAAAAATGGGATTAGTTATGTTTTAGAAGAAATTTCTGAAAAAAATGATAAATCCGAAAATCAGATTTCTAAAAAAATTGTCGGAACTATTGTATTGTCGCCTAAAAAGGAAGAACCATATTCTAAAATTGAAGGAAAATGGATAACAAACGATGATTATATTGTAATTCACAGGCTGGCAGTTGATTCTGAAATAAAGAATAAAGGAATCGCAACAAAGATATTGGAATTTTCGGAAAAGGAATGTATAAAAAATAAAATACTCAGTATAAAAGCGGATACACATGGAAACAATGAGCCAATGAAAAGGTTTCTTGAAAAAAATGGATTCAGCTATTGCGGTGTGATTTATTTGGATAAAGAGCCTGATGTTGGTGAAAAGAGAATTGCTTATGAGAAAATAATAAAAATACCACATAAATTGTTGTAA
- a CDS encoding uracil-DNA glycosylase — MVNIGNDWDEIFEKEKEFEKDYYLNLRKFLIKEYKTKTIYPDKYEIFSAFKLTSYKNCKIVILGQDPYHGENQAHGLAFSVKQGVALPPSLKNIYKEIENEFGYKMSKNGFLEKWAKQGVLLLNTALTVVAGNANSHSKIGWEIFTDNVIKYLNEREAPIIFILWGNNAKSKKAFIDTNKHYVLESVHPSPLSASRGFFGCGHFKKANDILKELGKEEIDWQI; from the coding sequence ATGGTTAATATTGGAAATGATTGGGATGAAATTTTTGAAAAAGAAAAGGAATTTGAAAAAGATTATTACTTAAATTTGAGAAAATTTTTGATAAAGGAATATAAAACAAAAACGATTTATCCTGATAAATATGAGATTTTTTCTGCATTCAAATTGACAAGTTATAAAAATTGTAAAATTGTAATTCTGGGACAAGATCCATATCATGGAGAAAATCAGGCACATGGACTGGCATTTTCTGTAAAGCAGGGAGTTGCCTTGCCACCTTCCCTAAAAAATATTTATAAAGAAATTGAAAATGAATTTGGGTATAAAATGAGTAAAAATGGATTTCTTGAAAAATGGGCAAAACAGGGAGTATTACTTTTAAATACGGCACTTACTGTAGTCGCTGGAAATGCCAACTCACATTCAAAAATAGGCTGGGAAATTTTTACAGATAATGTGATAAAATATTTGAATGAACGTGAAGCGCCAATAATTTTCATACTTTGGGGAAATAATGCCAAAAGCAAGAAAGCCTTTATTGATACAAATAAACATTATGTTTTGGAAAGTGTTCATCCAAGCCCATTATCTGCAAGCCGTGGATTTTTTGGGTGTGGACACTTTAAGAAAGCCAATGATATTTTAAAAGAACTAGGGAAAGAGGAAATTGACTGGCAAATATAA